One Purpureocillium takamizusanense chromosome 1, complete sequence genomic window carries:
- the hsp10 gene encoding mitochondrial heat shock protein Hsp10 (EggNog:ENOG503P5D4~BUSCO:EOG09265H9T~COG:O), with amino-acid sequence MATSIRSIRALAPLLDRVLVQRIKAEAKTASGIFLPESSVEKLNEAKVLAVGPGALDKKGNRLPMGVAVGDRVLIPQFGGSPVKAGEEEYQLFRDSEILAKINE; translated from the exons ATG GCCACTTCGATTCGATCCAtccgcgccctcgcgcccCTCCTGGACCGCGTGCTGGTCCAGCgcatcaaggccgaggccaagacggccagcGGCATCTTCCTGCCCGAGTCGAgcgtcgagaagctcaacgagGCGAAGGTCCTGGCCGTCGGGCCCGGCGCGCTCGACAAGAAGGGCAACCGCCTGcccatgggcgtcgccgttggcgacCGGGTGCTGATCCCCCAG TTTGGCGGCTCGCCCGTTAAGGCTGGTGAGGAAGAGTACCAGCTGTTCCGTGACAGCGA GATCCTGGCCAAGATCAACGAGTAA
- the NPR1 gene encoding Nitrogen permease reactivator protein, variant 2 (EggNog:ENOG503NVGV~COG:D~TransMembrane:1 (o507-524i)) has product MTEATADQLRAFATKSLQGKPLQERRMNTFQFEAFSLPPSRVPSREDESPDSTRLSTPISSQVHSPHGSPRMSALASPPLTPAGSGPSGAGERRSGKEAGDRTSGLSEPPSITPQPTSSHDKPSAAIRGSLAHRPASSDHVMRRSSSAEDHKSHRRGMFSGGGSSVPTSRESSPSRREASNFYSKPATPGGDANDPYAKGRRPPQHSHPTRHSIDPRFVFSRKKKHGSPGGSKSSLSEKQGGSGYFSAKNGSEEFSDGGHAAGHGGSMVDLKRFFRKSGHHKHHQKKRDTSPAPSIKAAGTRTPPSSRSTTQLPFGEDHGLTSKYGKLGKVLGSGAGGSVRLMRRKDDGTVFAVKEFRARHTYETEKEYNKKVTAEFCVGSTLHHGNIIETLDILQEKGRWFEVMEYAPFDLFAIVMTGKMSREEIRCCFLQILNGVTYLHSVGLAHRDLKLDNVVVSDKGIMKIIDFGSAHVFRYPFENGEVPAKGIVGSDPYLAPEVYDSKEYDAAAVDIWSLAIIFCCMTLRRFPWKIPRMTDNSFKLFAADPTPGHDPNRLLRPAKSESQLANTPARDFLMEDEVKEKGYQGHKRDDSETASHHGDHHHKDKEKDGASGERKEVIRGPWRILRLLPRDSRHIIHRMLDLKPDARAKMDEILQEPWVADTVICQQLEHGEVIPAEDHTHVLEPPASQPQSKT; this is encoded by the exons ATGACCGAAGCCACCGCCGACCAGCTCAGGGCCTTTGCGACAAAGTCGCTGCAGGGCAAGCCGCTCCAGGAACGGCGCATGAACACCTTTCAATTCGAGGCGTTCTCCTTGCCTCCATCCAGG GTGCCTTCTCGAGAGGACGAATCGCCCGACTCAACCAGACTATCGACCCCAATCTCCTCCCAAGTTCATTCTCCCCATGGCAGTCCAAGGATGTCGGCCCTGGCCTCGCCCCCCCTGACCCCGGCCGGGTCAGGCCCGTCGGGCGCAGGAGAGAGGCGGTCGGGTAAGGAAGCGGGCGACCGTACTTCGGGTCTCAGTGAACCCCCGTCCATTACTCCGCAGCCCACCTCGTCACACGATAAaccgtccgccgccatcagGGGATCCCTCGCTCACCGACCGGCGTCCTCCGACCATGTCATGCGAAGGTCATCTTCGGCAGAGGACCACAAGTCGCATCGAAGAGGCATGTTCAGCGGGGGCGGCTCCTCTGTCCCCACCTCTCGAGAATCGAGTCCGTCCCGCAGAGAGGCGTCCAACTTTTACTCCAAGCCCGCGACCCCCGGCGGTGACGCCAACGACCCGTACGccaagggccgccgcccgccgcagcattCGCACCCTACTCGGCACTCCATCGACCCTCGATTCGTCTTCTcccgcaagaagaagcacgGCTCGCCTGGTGGCTCCAAGTCGAGCTTGTCGGAGAAGCAAGGAGGCTCAGGGTACTTCAGTGCAAAGAATGGCAGCGAGGAGttcagcgacggcggccacgccgcgggTCATGGCGGGTCCATGGTCGATTTAAAGCGCTTCTTTCGGAAATCGGGCCACCACAAACATCACCAAAAGAAGAGGGACACATCGCCCGCTCCATCgatcaaggccgccggcactaggacgccgccaagctcgcgGTCGACTACGCAGCTACCCTTTGGCGAGGACCACGGTCTCACTTCCAAGTACGGCAAGCTCGGCAAGGTGCTGGGCTCGGGCGCCGGGGGCTCCGTCAGGCTGATGAggcgcaaggacgacggcaCGGTATTCGCGGTCAAGGAATTTCGGGCACGACATACGTACGAGACTGAAAAGGAGTACAACAAGAAGGTCACAGCAGAATTCTGCGTCGGGTCGACCCTTCATCACGGCAATATTATCGAGACCCTCGACATTCTCCAAGAAAAGGGACGATGGTTCGAGGTCATGGAGTATGCGCCGTTCGACCTGTTTGCTATTGTCATGACGGGCAAGATGTCGCGTGAGGAGATCCGATGCTGTTTCTTGCAGATCTTGAATGGAGTCACGTACCTGCACAGCGTCGGTCTCGCTCACCGCGATCTCAAGCTGGACAATGTGGTCGTGAGCGACAAGGGGATCATGAAGATCATCGACTTTGGCAGTGCCCACGTTTTCAGGTATCCCTTCGAGAACGGCGAGGTCCCAGCCAAGG GCATCGTCGGCTCCGACCCGTACCTGGCTCCGGAGGTGTACGACTCCAAGGAATAtgacgcggcggctgtggACATATGGTCCCTCGCCATCATATTTTGTTGCATGACCCTGCGGCGTTTCCCGTGGAAGATCCCGCGGATGACGGATAATTCCTTCAAGTTGTTCGCCGCCGATCCAACCCCTGGCCACGACCCAAaccggctgctgcgccctgCGAAGTCGGAGAGCCAGCTAGccaacacgcccgcccgAGACTTTTTGATGGAGGACGAAGTCAAGGAAAAGGGGTACCAGGGGCACAAGCGCGACGACTCTGAGACGGCATCTCATCACGGCGACCATCATCACAAAGACAAAGAGAAAGATGGTGCAAGTGGGGAGCGCAAGGAAGTCATCCGAGGCCCGTGGAGAATACTCCGCTTGCTACCGCGAGACAGCCGACACATCATCCATAGGATGCTCGACCTGAAacccgacgcgcgcgccaaGATGGACGAAATTCTGCAGGAGCCGTGGGTGGCCGATACGGTGATATGCCAGCAGCTCGAACATGGCGAGGTGATTCCTGCCGAGGATCACACCCACGTGCTTGAGCCGCCTGCGTCTCAGCCACAGTCAAAGACTTGA
- a CDS encoding uncharacterized protein (EggNog:ENOG503NYF5~COG:O~SECRETED:SignalP(1-15~SECRETED:cutsite=ASA-HT~SECRETED:prob=0.6416)~CAZy:AA9) yields MKFLTILGLVSAASAHTVFTTLFINGKHQGDGTCVRMPLDDATATGPIRPVTGDDMACNRDGGKPVAYTCPAPGKATLTFVFRMYPSGQQDGAIDISHMGPCAVYVKKVDDMYKDSAAGGGWFKIWEDGLNEKTGEWCVARLIAQKGLLSVDLPAGLPRGFYLVRPEILALQNVVAANDPQFYTGCAQIYVQDGPEGKLDVPAEFQATIPGYVKMSDPGLTYNIYNEPLLPYSIPGPKVYIPSGSAGAGAGGGNEHDVSPPPPNQPPNDFNGAVPKDCVIKNANWCAKPLDKYTAGAGCWAATKQCYDQSEACWKSAPPSGNANCKVWQDYCKGMEEVCGAAAGGRDVSGPPPFKGEEHKAKVPGEIPKPWGNHEQSTGRGGDGKNETAVSSVVPSSAASPTPSSGGAGYGPEPTASKTSTDGRCGGEEGQTCRGSAYGSCCSSMNWCGRSRWHCGQGCQSGFGECK; encoded by the exons ATGAAGTTTCTCACGAtactcggcctcgtctccgcgGCGAGCGCCCATACGGTGTTTACAACGCTGTTCATCAACGGCAAACATCAGGGCGATGGCACGTGTGTGAGGATGCCGCTGGacgacgccacggccaccggTCCGATCCGTCCGGTTACAGGTGACGACATGGCCTGCA ACCGTGACGGCGGCAAACCCGTCGCGTACACGTGCCCCGCGCCGGGCAAGGCGACGCTGACGTTTGTGTTCCGCATGTACCCGTCGGGCCAgcaggacggcgccatcgacaTCAGTCACATGGGTCCCTGCGCCGTGTACGTCAAGAAGGTGGACGACATGTACAAGGActccgcggcgggcggcgggtggttCAAGATCTGGGAGGACGGCCTCAAcgagaagacgggcgagTGGTGCGTCGCGCGGCTCATCGCCCAAAAGGGCCTCTTGTCGGTCGacctgccggccggcctgcctcGCGGCTTCTACCTCGTGCGGCCCGAGATCCTGGCCCTGCAGAACGTCGTCGCTGCCAACGACCCGCAGTTCTACACCGGGTGCGCTCAGATATACGTCCAGGACGGGCCCGAGGGCAAGCTCGACGTGCCGGCCGAGTTCCAGGCCACCATTCCCGGGTACGTGAAGATGTCGGACCCCGGCCTCACATACAACATCTACAACGAGCCGCTGCTTCCGTACTCGATACCGGGTCCCAAGGTGTACATCCCCTCGGGCTcagctggcgccggcgccggcggcggcaacgagcaCGACGTctcgcctccaccgcctAACCAGCCGCCAAACGACTTCAACGGCGCGGTGCCCAAGGACTGCGTGATCAAGAACGCCAACTGGTGCGCCAAGCCGCTGGACAAGTACACGGcgggggctggctgctgggcggcgacgaagcagTGCTACGACCAGAGCGAGGCCTGCTGGAagagcgcgccgccgagcggcAACGCCAACTGCAAGGTGTGGCAGGATTACTGCAAGGGCATGGAGGAGGtgtgcggcgccgcggccggcggcagggaCGTctcgggcccgccgccgttcaagggcgaggagcacAAGGCCAAGGTGCCGGGCGAGATCCCCAAGCCGTGGGGGAACCACGAGCAGTCCacggggcgagggggggatGGGAAGAACGAGACGGCGGTCTCGAGCGtcgtcccgtcgtcggcagcgtcgcccacgccgtcgtcgggcggcgcaggatACGGCCCCGAACCGACGGCGTCCAAGACATCGACGGACGGGAGGtgcggcggagaagaggggCAGACctgccgcggcagcgcctACGGtagctgctgctcgagcatGAACTGGTGCGGCCGGTCGCGTTGGCACTGTGGCCAGGGATGCCAGAGTGGCTTTGGCGAGTGCAAGTGA
- a CDS encoding uncharacterized protein (EggNog:ENOG503P84S), with translation MATKSLSVLGDAGAGKKTLVGNLIYKCGLELPRVEELEGEGIRQYAEIVLFYQRKGYKQSFHSPSGSFVVQTSSAAPDVVLWVVDATDAGNYTTSAQKLATLLSNGTLRPREKLLILVNKMDLVGWSQNAFEDVVRGFGAVDIKEEHAFVPVSALRDENVLSSPQEHGWVNSASTSGSEAGKVSGQPLLYQLE, from the exons ATGGCTACGAAGTCATTGAGCGTCCTGGGTGACGCTGGAGCTGGAAAGAAGACTCTCGTTGGGAACCTCATTTACAAG TGCGGACTGGAGCTGCCGCGAGTGGAAGAGCTGGAGGGCGAAGGCATTCGACAATACGCCGAAATCGTATTATTCTATCAGAGAAAGGGCTACAAGCAGTCTTTCCATTCTCCATCCGGGTCTTTCGTGGTCCAGA CAAGTAGTGCAGCACCTGATGTGGTGCTCTGGGTTGTAGATGCCACTGATGCAGGCAACTACACTACATCAGCACAGAAACTTGCGACTTTACTGTCCAATGGAACGCTACGTCCCCGGGAGAAATTGCTCATACTAGTTAACAAAAT GGACTTGGTTGGCTGGTCTCAGAATGCCTTCGAAGACGTTGTACGTGGTTTTGGTGCAGTTGATATCAAGGAAGAGCA CGCCTTTGTTCCCGTCTCCGCCTTACGGGACGAAAATGTCCTTTCTTCGCCCCAGGAGCATGGATGGGTCAACAGCGCATCTACCAGTGGCTCTGAGGCAGGAAAAGTATCGGGACAACCTCTGTTATATCAGCTGGAGTAA
- a CDS encoding uncharacterized protein (EggNog:ENOG503P84S), whose amino-acid sequence MATKSLSVLGDAGAGKKTLVGNLIYKCGLELPRVEELEGEGIRQYAEIVLFYQRKGYKQSFHSPSGSFVVQTSSAAPDVVLWVVDATDAGNYTTSAQKLATLLSNGTLRPREKLLILVNKMDLVGWSQNAFEDVVRGFGAVDIKEEQYDPSHFQVHTRTQKC is encoded by the exons ATGGCTACGAAGTCATTGAGCGTCCTGGGTGACGCTGGAGCTGGAAAGAAGACTCTCGTTGGGAACCTCATTTACAAG TGCGGACTGGAGCTGCCGCGAGTGGAAGAGCTGGAGGGCGAAGGCATTCGACAATACGCCGAAATCGTATTATTCTATCAGAGAAAGGGCTACAAGCAGTCTTTCCATTCTCCATCCGGGTCTTTCGTGGTCCAGA CAAGTAGTGCAGCACCTGATGTGGTGCTCTGGGTTGTAGATGCCACTGATGCAGGCAACTACACTACATCAGCACAGAAACTTGCGACTTTACTGTCCAATGGAACGCTACGTCCCCGGGAGAAATTGCTCATACTAGTTAACAAAAT GGACTTGGTTGGCTGGTCTCAGAATGCCTTCGAAGACGTTGTACGTGGTTTTGGTGCAGTTGATATCAAGGAAGAGCAGTACGATCCAAGTCATTTCCAAgtacacacacgcacacagaAATGCTAA
- the NPR1 gene encoding Nitrogen permease reactivator protein (EggNog:ENOG503NVGV~COG:D~TransMembrane:1 (o580-597i)), whose protein sequence is MASEEPPRGAAVSGSNPATTEHPAPQPAAAAAAAVDDDGKLRNDVPAVRFSSAVEEISPTATATVPHLLQDNSMTEATADQLRAFATKSLQGKPLQERRMNTFQFEAFSLPPSRVPSREDESPDSTRLSTPISSQVHSPHGSPRMSALASPPLTPAGSGPSGAGERRSGKEAGDRTSGLSEPPSITPQPTSSHDKPSAAIRGSLAHRPASSDHVMRRSSSAEDHKSHRRGMFSGGGSSVPTSRESSPSRREASNFYSKPATPGGDANDPYAKGRRPPQHSHPTRHSIDPRFVFSRKKKHGSPGGSKSSLSEKQGGSGYFSAKNGSEEFSDGGHAAGHGGSMVDLKRFFRKSGHHKHHQKKRDTSPAPSIKAAGTRTPPSSRSTTQLPFGEDHGLTSKYGKLGKVLGSGAGGSVRLMRRKDDGTVFAVKEFRARHTYETEKEYNKKVTAEFCVGSTLHHGNIIETLDILQEKGRWFEVMEYAPFDLFAIVMTGKMSREEIRCCFLQILNGVTYLHSVGLAHRDLKLDNVVVSDKGIMKIIDFGSAHVFRYPFENGEVPAKGIVGSDPYLAPEVYDSKEYDAAAVDIWSLAIIFCCMTLRRFPWKIPRMTDNSFKLFAADPTPGHDPNRLLRPAKSESQLANTPARDFLMEDEVKEKGYQGHKRDDSETASHHGDHHHKDKEKDGASGERKEVIRGPWRILRLLPRDSRHIIHRMLDLKPDARAKMDEILQEPWVADTVICQQLEHGEVIPAEDHTHVLEPPASQPQSKT, encoded by the exons ATGGCTTCCGAGGAGCCTCCCCGGGGCGCCGCAGTCTCAGGCTCAAACC cagcgacgactgAGCatcccgcgccgcagcccgccgccgccgccgccgccgccgtcgacgatgacggcaagCTCCGCAACGATGTCCCTGCTGTTCGATTCTCCTCGGCGGTCGAGGAGATATCCCCAaccgcgaccgcgaccgtCCCTCACCTCCTGCAGGACAACAGCATGACCGAAGCCACCGCCGACCAGCTCAGGGCCTTTGCGACAAAGTCGCTGCAGGGCAAGCCGCTCCAGGAACGGCGCATGAACACCTTTCAATTCGAGGCGTTCTCCTTGCCTCCATCCAGG GTGCCTTCTCGAGAGGACGAATCGCCCGACTCAACCAGACTATCGACCCCAATCTCCTCCCAAGTTCATTCTCCCCATGGCAGTCCAAGGATGTCGGCCCTGGCCTCGCCCCCCCTGACCCCGGCCGGGTCAGGCCCGTCGGGCGCAGGAGAGAGGCGGTCGGGTAAGGAAGCGGGCGACCGTACTTCGGGTCTCAGTGAACCCCCGTCCATTACTCCGCAGCCCACCTCGTCACACGATAAaccgtccgccgccatcagGGGATCCCTCGCTCACCGACCGGCGTCCTCCGACCATGTCATGCGAAGGTCATCTTCGGCAGAGGACCACAAGTCGCATCGAAGAGGCATGTTCAGCGGGGGCGGCTCCTCTGTCCCCACCTCTCGAGAATCGAGTCCGTCCCGCAGAGAGGCGTCCAACTTTTACTCCAAGCCCGCGACCCCCGGCGGTGACGCCAACGACCCGTACGccaagggccgccgcccgccgcagcattCGCACCCTACTCGGCACTCCATCGACCCTCGATTCGTCTTCTcccgcaagaagaagcacgGCTCGCCTGGTGGCTCCAAGTCGAGCTTGTCGGAGAAGCAAGGAGGCTCAGGGTACTTCAGTGCAAAGAATGGCAGCGAGGAGttcagcgacggcggccacgccgcgggTCATGGCGGGTCCATGGTCGATTTAAAGCGCTTCTTTCGGAAATCGGGCCACCACAAACATCACCAAAAGAAGAGGGACACATCGCCCGCTCCATCgatcaaggccgccggcactaggacgccgccaagctcgcgGTCGACTACGCAGCTACCCTTTGGCGAGGACCACGGTCTCACTTCCAAGTACGGCAAGCTCGGCAAGGTGCTGGGCTCGGGCGCCGGGGGCTCCGTCAGGCTGATGAggcgcaaggacgacggcaCGGTATTCGCGGTCAAGGAATTTCGGGCACGACATACGTACGAGACTGAAAAGGAGTACAACAAGAAGGTCACAGCAGAATTCTGCGTCGGGTCGACCCTTCATCACGGCAATATTATCGAGACCCTCGACATTCTCCAAGAAAAGGGACGATGGTTCGAGGTCATGGAGTATGCGCCGTTCGACCTGTTTGCTATTGTCATGACGGGCAAGATGTCGCGTGAGGAGATCCGATGCTGTTTCTTGCAGATCTTGAATGGAGTCACGTACCTGCACAGCGTCGGTCTCGCTCACCGCGATCTCAAGCTGGACAATGTGGTCGTGAGCGACAAGGGGATCATGAAGATCATCGACTTTGGCAGTGCCCACGTTTTCAGGTATCCCTTCGAGAACGGCGAGGTCCCAGCCAAGG GCATCGTCGGCTCCGACCCGTACCTGGCTCCGGAGGTGTACGACTCCAAGGAATAtgacgcggcggctgtggACATATGGTCCCTCGCCATCATATTTTGTTGCATGACCCTGCGGCGTTTCCCGTGGAAGATCCCGCGGATGACGGATAATTCCTTCAAGTTGTTCGCCGCCGATCCAACCCCTGGCCACGACCCAAaccggctgctgcgccctgCGAAGTCGGAGAGCCAGCTAGccaacacgcccgcccgAGACTTTTTGATGGAGGACGAAGTCAAGGAAAAGGGGTACCAGGGGCACAAGCGCGACGACTCTGAGACGGCATCTCATCACGGCGACCATCATCACAAAGACAAAGAGAAAGATGGTGCAAGTGGGGAGCGCAAGGAAGTCATCCGAGGCCCGTGGAGAATACTCCGCTTGCTACCGCGAGACAGCCGACACATCATCCATAGGATGCTCGACCTGAAacccgacgcgcgcgccaaGATGGACGAAATTCTGCAGGAGCCGTGGGTGGCCGATACGGTGATATGCCAGCAGCTCGAACATGGCGAGGTGATTCCTGCCGAGGATCACACCCACGTGCTTGAGCCGCCTGCGTCTCAGCCACAGTCAAAGACTTGA